A stretch of the Bartonella henselae str. Houston-1 genome encodes the following:
- a CDS encoding DUF3792 family protein, translated as METRIPEDTAFDTHFLGKTSVEEQYPLFHTPISWSAIFAGLVTALATSICLSFLVAALGFNQMDFTSSTPFEGSLRSFGIGSLIVTLISLALGGFIAGRFAESSGALHGFLTWALLTLLMTLQTIHVVSSTAKLGAQAAVENSSAIGQTIDSLKTNFSPLFSKFDGESFEQFLRKTKDNGVDFDKLGNELRALLNKSDIPALNPDRLKTSYQAALKDIGEAITAFKNDPSHYRTYLKDLGERLSDRIEAITAKIDKSDIIKSLMNNGMTRTDAQTAANNALHVYKTAEEKTEKALKALEEQAETLSDNLEKAMKGAKNTAEKATKTASHMGWWGFLGSLIGAMISSVFGYYGYRIRKASFMF; from the coding sequence ATGGAAACCCGCATACCTGAAGACACAGCCTTTGATACCCATTTTCTAGGCAAAACATCTGTAGAGGAACAGTATCCCCTCTTTCATACGCCGATTTCATGGTCGGCAATTTTTGCCGGCCTGGTGACAGCTCTAGCCACCTCGATCTGTCTCTCTTTTCTCGTTGCAGCCTTAGGCTTCAATCAAATGGATTTCACGTCTTCCACCCCTTTTGAAGGTTCGTTACGCTCCTTTGGCATAGGATCTCTTATCGTTACACTGATCAGCCTTGCTTTGGGAGGTTTTATTGCCGGACGTTTTGCAGAATCGTCAGGCGCTCTTCATGGCTTTCTTACCTGGGCTCTCTTAACCCTTCTCATGACCTTGCAAACCATCCATGTGGTTTCAAGTACAGCAAAACTAGGCGCTCAAGCTGCGGTAGAAAATAGCTCAGCAATTGGACAAACCATAGACAGCCTCAAAACAAATTTTTCTCCCCTTTTTTCAAAATTCGATGGCGAGAGCTTTGAACAGTTTTTGCGTAAGACAAAAGACAATGGCGTTGATTTTGATAAACTGGGCAATGAATTACGCGCACTTCTCAACAAAAGCGACATCCCTGCTCTCAATCCTGATCGCTTAAAAACATCCTATCAAGCAGCTCTCAAGGATATTGGGGAGGCAATAACAGCTTTCAAAAATGATCCATCTCACTATCGCACATATTTAAAAGATCTTGGTGAGCGCCTTTCTGATCGTATAGAAGCCATTACGGCAAAGATTGATAAAAGCGATATCATCAAAAGCCTTATGAACAATGGCATGACACGCACGGATGCACAAACAGCAGCCAACAATGCGCTTCATGTTTACAAAACAGCAGAGGAAAAAACCGAAAAAGCGTTAAAAGCACTTGAAGAACAAGCTGAAACGCTCTCTGATAATCTTGAGAAAGCCATGAAGGGAGCAAAAAATACCGCCGAAAAAGCCACGAAAACAGCATCCCACATGGGATGGTGGGGCTTTTTAGGCAGCCTGATTGGTGCTATGATTTCCAGTGTTTTTGGTTATTATGGCTACAGAATCCGTAAGGCTTCTTTTATGTTCTAA
- a CDS encoding sensor histidine kinase — MIVTPIPKPPLERSHLSALMQAIRGADICVLYQTTNLVYLWAENLPQHLHSKWRMGCRDSDFFSLDLADNMETIKLQVLATGEMQTIEARFEDMAKQAIWYKFSIDCHRNDNGDIIGIITTGVDISGLRRREQVLKILLREVSHRSKNLLAIIQSIASQTARYTESLQVFLRKFQGRLHSLSHSQDLITASDWRGAQFRELVHSQTLGYVMKETERFSLEGIDPYLFPNAALHIGLAFHELIVNSLSFGALSQEKGSVCVRCEVHTKMNGATQLLITWNESFAAETPLSHHKKACFGSAVLEKIVPVSVNGSASLKLTEEGIIYRLWVPDSYFDIFF; from the coding sequence ATGATTGTTACGCCTATTCCCAAGCCCCCTTTGGAGAGATCACATCTAAGCGCTCTGATGCAAGCGATCCGTGGGGCTGATATTTGTGTTTTATACCAGACAACGAATCTGGTCTATTTATGGGCTGAAAACCTGCCACAGCATCTACACAGCAAATGGCGGATGGGCTGCCGTGACAGTGATTTTTTTTCGCTTGATCTTGCAGACAATATGGAAACCATCAAATTGCAGGTTTTAGCCACAGGTGAAATGCAAACCATTGAAGCACGGTTTGAAGATATGGCCAAACAAGCCATTTGGTATAAATTTTCTATTGATTGCCACCGCAACGATAACGGAGACATTATCGGTATTATCACCACTGGTGTTGATATTTCAGGATTACGCCGCCGTGAGCAAGTGCTAAAAATATTGCTTCGCGAAGTCAGCCACCGTTCTAAAAATCTTCTGGCTATCATTCAAAGTATTGCCAGTCAAACCGCACGCTATACTGAATCGCTTCAAGTTTTCTTACGCAAATTTCAAGGACGCCTCCATTCTCTTTCGCATTCTCAAGACCTGATCACCGCTTCCGATTGGCGTGGCGCCCAATTTCGCGAATTGGTTCATTCGCAAACTTTGGGCTATGTGATGAAAGAAACAGAACGCTTTTCACTGGAAGGGATAGATCCTTATCTGTTTCCCAATGCTGCTTTACATATTGGTTTGGCTTTCCATGAACTCATTGTTAATTCTCTTTCTTTTGGCGCCTTATCACAAGAAAAGGGAAGCGTTTGTGTGCGGTGTGAAGTGCACACAAAAATGAATGGAGCAACACAACTTCTCATCACTTGGAATGAAAGTTTTGCGGCAGAGACTCCTCTCTCTCACCACAAAAAAGCTTGTTTTGGGAGTGCTGTCTTAGAAAAGATTGTCCCTGTTTCTGTCAATGGTTCAGCTTCCCTAAAATTGACCGAAGAAGGAATTATTTATCGCTTGTGGGTCCCTGACAGTTATTTTGACATTTTTTTTTGA
- a CDS encoding M23 family metallopeptidase produces MWDNKQQKNDPGLDPALVVKRFLPDHRQVSIRWLTGTILTGITSCLLMGIALFAALDEQQRLVTPPQWFTPTNLPQTQNSDTNGHKGDRIAQTHARQSFDSKRQFELSILQKKGDQKVIQTQNFEWIRMALAEERPQKYSYPKFDALNIFATDSKNQTAPPQDTGEIYGAKVETKITLRNHNFILDQVNFDGADTLTEDEVQQELQKAGFTLEKNHELLSILTLVDPLKLEDLSSSSQFTDTPEVRIIQENVTVSSQNHRIDLTKNYAEDIIPIHKKQKIIEAFRETNYTKEQIEQVAKTLAFFNHSETLKAGSLLRIGIVTQAGEEDHLVRASIYQGMYHVLTVALNDEGQFVESTEPQMSQALKTAFQNGIPHSYVNTTQLPTVYDALYNAILSHNMSQSLSQRIIRLLATNVDMKSRITPTDQLEIFYAVPQQSEIEKNNKETLNGQKSQKAKEYPTNADPEIRYISATFGNATYKYYRYQSKDGSVDYYDSEGKSSKPFLLRKPTPNGIFGSPFGPRKHPILGYVRMHTGVDWVAPKGSPIIAVGDGIVIKMGVSGGYGNHTEIQHPNGYISSYSHQSRYAPDIKPGVKVRQGQIIGYVGTTGMATGPHCHFEIIVNGVKVDPMRIRIPDSKTLTNQDLQAFLREKNNIDSLLNSPMKPSEDTS; encoded by the coding sequence ATGTGGGATAATAAACAACAAAAAAATGATCCCGGATTGGACCCCGCTCTTGTAGTCAAACGCTTTCTGCCTGATCATCGACAAGTTTCTATCCGTTGGCTTACAGGAACAATTCTCACCGGAATCACTTCCTGCCTTCTTATGGGTATTGCGCTTTTTGCTGCCCTTGATGAACAACAACGTTTAGTAACACCCCCACAATGGTTTACGCCAACAAACCTCCCACAAACACAAAATTCTGATACCAACGGACATAAAGGGGATCGTATTGCTCAAACCCATGCACGGCAAAGTTTCGACAGTAAGCGTCAATTTGAATTGTCAATTCTACAAAAAAAGGGCGATCAAAAAGTTATTCAGACACAAAACTTCGAATGGATTCGAATGGCATTAGCTGAAGAGCGCCCCCAGAAATATAGCTATCCTAAATTTGATGCCTTAAATATTTTTGCTACTGATTCGAAAAATCAAACCGCTCCACCACAAGACACCGGAGAAATTTATGGTGCAAAAGTAGAAACAAAAATAACCCTACGCAACCATAATTTTATCCTTGATCAAGTAAACTTTGATGGCGCAGATACCCTCACAGAGGATGAAGTACAACAAGAATTACAAAAAGCTGGGTTTACTTTGGAAAAAAACCATGAGCTCCTTTCAATTCTCACACTGGTCGACCCTTTGAAACTAGAGGATTTATCCTCTAGCTCCCAATTTACCGATACCCCTGAGGTACGCATCATTCAAGAAAATGTGACCGTCTCCTCTCAAAATCACCGCATTGATCTCACCAAAAACTATGCTGAAGATATTATCCCTATTCATAAAAAACAAAAGATAATCGAAGCTTTTAGAGAAACTAATTATACAAAAGAGCAAATTGAACAGGTTGCAAAAACTTTAGCTTTTTTCAATCATTCCGAAACGCTTAAAGCGGGGAGTCTTCTACGTATTGGCATTGTCACACAAGCGGGAGAAGAAGATCACCTTGTGCGAGCAAGCATCTATCAGGGCATGTATCATGTTCTCACAGTTGCCCTAAATGATGAAGGGCAGTTCGTTGAAAGTACAGAGCCACAAATGTCCCAAGCACTGAAAACCGCTTTTCAAAATGGTATTCCGCATTCTTATGTCAATACAACACAATTACCAACAGTTTATGATGCACTCTATAATGCTATACTAAGTCATAATATGTCACAATCTCTCTCGCAACGTATCATTCGTTTGCTTGCCACCAACGTTGATATGAAAAGTCGTATAACGCCAACCGATCAGCTCGAAATATTTTATGCCGTTCCACAACAAAGCGAGATAGAGAAAAACAACAAAGAAACGCTAAATGGTCAAAAGAGCCAGAAAGCAAAAGAATATCCAACCAATGCAGATCCTGAAATTCGTTATATCAGTGCCACTTTTGGCAATGCAACTTACAAATATTATCGTTACCAATCAAAAGACGGCAGTGTCGATTATTATGATTCAGAAGGAAAAAGTTCCAAACCTTTTTTACTCCGCAAACCCACTCCCAATGGCATTTTTGGCTCCCCCTTTGGACCACGCAAACATCCTATTTTAGGCTATGTCCGTATGCACACAGGCGTTGATTGGGTTGCACCAAAAGGATCACCCATTATTGCTGTAGGAGATGGTATTGTCATAAAAATGGGTGTTAGCGGTGGCTATGGAAACCATACAGAAATTCAACATCCCAATGGATATATCAGCAGTTATTCACACCAAAGTCGTTATGCACCAGATATCAAACCAGGCGTTAAAGTACGGCAAGGACAAATCATTGGATATGTTGGAACAACGGGAATGGCAACCGGTCCTCATTGTCACTTTGAAATTATTGTCAATGGCGTAAAAGTTGATCCCATGCGCATCCGTATACCTGACAGTAAAACCTTAACCAATCAAGATCTACAGGCATTCTTACGCGAAAAAAACAATATTGATTCTTTGCTAAACAGTCCGATGAAACCATCAGAAGATACTTCTTAA
- a CDS encoding DUF2087 domain-containing protein — translation MLQKIVQAFQREKIYSETEVFKICNLFTVDFARLRRTLVERDFLQRHGGKHQRVH, via the coding sequence ATGCTGCAAAAAATTGTCCAAGCCTTTCAAAGGGAAAAAATCTATAGCGAAACGGAAGTCTTCAAGATATGCAACCTCTTTACGGTAGATTTTGCTAGATTACGGCGTACCCTTGTTGAGAGGGACTTTTTACAACGCCATGGGGGCAAACATCAACGCGTGCATTAA
- a CDS encoding NepR family anti-sigma factor, giving the protein MNDRDEKNLTNHFTFGEDLLGVNSEIARKLRQFYLEIQEEALPAHLLELLDRLEKAEQFGLKNVEKV; this is encoded by the coding sequence ATGAACGACCGTGATGAAAAAAATCTCACCAATCATTTTACGTTTGGAGAGGATCTTCTCGGTGTCAATAGCGAGATAGCACGGAAATTACGCCAATTTTACTTAGAAATTCAGGAAGAAGCACTGCCTGCTCATTTACTTGAACTTTTGGATAGGTTGGAGAAAGCAGAGCAATTTGGCTTAAAAAATGTGGAAAAGGTTTGA
- a CDS encoding RNA polymerase sigma factor: protein MAKSMKDFKQELLLILPSLRAFALSLSSKHDKAEDLVQDTLMKAWAKQDSFEMGTNLKAWLFTILRNEFYSQMRKRGREVQDSEGVFSENVAVHPPQYGSLDLQDFKKALNLLSADQREAIILIGASGFSYEDAAAICGCAVGTIKSRVSRARNRLQELLKVDGESDYGPDSYSAGSTLCSFNG, encoded by the coding sequence ATGGCAAAAAGCATGAAAGATTTTAAACAGGAACTCCTTCTGATCCTACCGTCTCTGCGGGCTTTTGCACTTTCTTTAAGCAGCAAGCATGATAAAGCAGAGGATTTGGTTCAAGATACTCTTATGAAAGCATGGGCTAAGCAGGACAGTTTTGAAATGGGAACCAATCTTAAAGCTTGGCTTTTTACCATTTTACGCAATGAATTTTACAGTCAAATGCGCAAAAGGGGCAGAGAAGTTCAAGACAGCGAAGGGGTCTTTAGTGAAAATGTGGCTGTTCATCCTCCTCAATATGGGTCGCTTGATTTGCAAGATTTTAAAAAAGCCTTAAATCTACTTTCTGCTGATCAAAGAGAAGCCATTATTCTGATTGGTGCATCCGGTTTTTCTTATGAAGATGCTGCAGCGATTTGTGGTTGTGCTGTTGGAACAATTAAAAGCCGTGTAAGCCGAGCGCGTAATCGTTTACAGGAACTCCTCAAAGTGGATGGTGAATCCGATTATGGTCCCGATTCTTATTCGGCTGGGAGCACATTATGTTCATTTAACGGCTAA
- a CDS encoding sensor histidine kinase, whose amino-acid sequence MTTKTNLLPHIPSSDAIISRWRWLAIIVSLVMALLASAFILLLSNAVDREVAQLNTSSELREQADLVLISLIDMAVADRSYAKNHKAEDKARFEHAARNLDDILEYIELIVYAHPQWYEWFTSFKKEVEARKAFMNDHMRALDALPDQSSQPSSSSEIPKIQVARLAQLMTSFINGDDVVRQKQREGIALMRAALTLAAIVSVVSTFMSAYFVINRFHRDVRSLKMYQLLLHSENIALEARVKERTQELERARNHAEKERQRVEMLLQDVSHRIGNSLGTVSSLLGLQLNRSDNEEVRSVLGAARDRIQTISTAHRRLRLSDDMETTLLAEFLSSVVHDVELAMPLELRENITIHTNFKECRLSSRDATTLGIILGELLTNSLKHAFPDKRSGDIYISFGPQKNGQLMLIVEDNGVGMKNQTQEKKTGLGRVVVEQLCMQFGEKPLFETSALGGTKIVIPLPKLTPNASKEAYA is encoded by the coding sequence ATGACAACAAAGACGAATTTGCTCCCTCATATACCCTCTTCTGATGCAATAATATCGCGTTGGCGTTGGTTAGCGATTATTGTTTCTCTTGTTATGGCTCTGTTGGCTTCGGCCTTTATTTTGTTACTCTCAAACGCCGTTGATCGCGAAGTTGCACAGTTGAATACAAGTTCAGAATTGCGTGAACAAGCTGATTTGGTGCTTATTAGTTTGATCGATATGGCCGTAGCTGACCGCAGTTATGCAAAAAACCACAAGGCAGAAGATAAAGCACGCTTTGAACATGCAGCTCGTAATCTTGATGATATTCTCGAGTATATTGAACTTATTGTTTACGCACATCCGCAGTGGTATGAATGGTTTACTTCTTTTAAAAAAGAGGTCGAAGCACGCAAAGCCTTTATGAATGACCATATGCGCGCTCTTGATGCGCTTCCTGATCAATCTTCTCAACCCTCTTCTTCTTCTGAAATCCCAAAAATTCAAGTGGCGCGTTTAGCGCAATTGATGACAAGCTTTATTAATGGCGATGATGTGGTGCGGCAAAAACAGCGCGAGGGAATCGCACTGATGCGGGCTGCTTTAACATTGGCTGCTATTGTTTCTGTCGTGAGTACTTTCATGTCGGCCTATTTTGTCATTAATCGTTTTCACCGTGATGTACGCTCTTTAAAAATGTATCAATTGCTGCTTCATAGTGAAAATATAGCCCTTGAAGCTCGGGTAAAAGAACGCACACAAGAATTGGAAAGAGCACGCAATCACGCCGAGAAAGAACGACAACGTGTTGAAATGTTGTTGCAAGATGTGAGCCATCGTATTGGCAACTCTCTTGGTACGGTCTCTTCTTTGCTAGGGCTCCAATTAAATCGCAGTGACAATGAAGAGGTGCGTTCTGTTCTTGGTGCAGCACGTGACCGTATCCAGACAATCTCCACAGCGCATCGTCGTTTGCGTTTGAGTGATGATATGGAAACAACTTTATTGGCAGAGTTTCTCAGTTCGGTAGTGCATGATGTTGAATTGGCAATGCCTCTTGAATTGCGGGAAAATATCACCATTCACACGAACTTTAAAGAGTGCCGATTGTCTTCAAGAGATGCGACGACATTGGGCATTATTCTTGGTGAGTTGTTGACAAACTCCTTAAAACATGCCTTTCCTGATAAACGCTCTGGTGATATTTACATCTCATTTGGTCCTCAGAAAAATGGGCAACTGATGCTGATTGTGGAAGATAATGGTGTGGGCATGAAGAATCAAACGCAAGAGAAAAAAACAGGTCTTGGTCGGGTGGTCGTTGAACAGCTTTGTATGCAGTTTGGTGAAAAACCGCTTTTTGAAACTTCTGCTTTGGGAGGAACAAAAATTGTAATTCCTTTGCCCAAATTAACCCCCAATGCCTCAAAAGAAGCCTATGCTTGA
- the fdhE gene encoding formate dehydrogenase accessory protein FdhE — translation MARTLKTKLINKDGRIHSSVFVILPDVKTVFAKRTQRFTHLANEMPNKECLLFFADFCNAQQQSIEKFKDFAIPLSRFGTTSTSSCASPPSFDHSKLLSLGLYSSIVKDFLQRLSPPTLSVRAFSATRHKALKRTQQQEDQWRLWAENLLNHRLPQQQLAEHLFIIGTLQIMYSLAASQLDGQSLLPQPDNLCPACGGTHSASIIIEREPRKTIRMCSCLYCNTLWHTPQSQCTFCAATQNISTCAIENTPNDIVLETCKTCGRYCKQLNSYQNPVLDVFADDINTPTPDFLQQGSFHFKHGNFNPFLAEERR, via the coding sequence ATGGCGCGCACCTTAAAAACAAAGCTTATCAATAAGGATGGCAGAATACACTCTTCTGTTTTTGTTATACTTCCTGATGTGAAAACTGTATTTGCAAAACGCACACAACGTTTTACGCATTTAGCCAATGAAATGCCAAACAAAGAGTGTTTGCTTTTTTTCGCAGATTTTTGCAATGCACAACAACAATCAATCGAAAAATTTAAAGATTTTGCCATACCTCTTAGTCGTTTTGGGACAACTTCCACCTCTTCTTGTGCTTCTCCCCCTTCTTTTGATCACTCAAAATTGTTATCTTTAGGCTTGTATAGCAGCATTGTGAAGGATTTTTTGCAACGTCTATCACCCCCTACGCTCTCTGTCCGAGCCTTTTCGGCAACAAGGCACAAAGCTTTAAAACGCACGCAACAGCAAGAAGATCAATGGCGCTTGTGGGCAGAGAATCTGTTAAACCATAGACTTCCCCAACAGCAATTAGCAGAACATCTTTTCATCATCGGTACGTTGCAAATTATGTATTCTCTAGCCGCATCACAGCTTGATGGGCAAAGCTTACTTCCACAACCAGACAACCTCTGTCCTGCTTGCGGGGGCACACATTCAGCCAGCATCATTATCGAGAGGGAGCCGCGAAAAACCATACGGATGTGTTCTTGCCTTTATTGCAACACCCTCTGGCACACTCCACAATCCCAATGCACTTTTTGTGCAGCAACACAGAATATTTCCACCTGCGCTATAGAAAACACTCCCAACGATATTGTACTAGAAACCTGTAAAACATGTGGACGTTATTGCAAACAACTCAATTCCTACCAAAATCCTGTCTTGGATGTTTTTGCCGATGACATCAACACACCTACACCGGATTTTTTGCAGCAAGGCTCTTTTCATTTCAAACATGGGAACTTCAATCCCTTTTTAGCAGAAGAGAGAAGATAA
- a CDS encoding lysozyme, translating to MRKISKEGLLLIKQWEGLHLHAYQDAVGVWTIGYGHTTQVGEPSVQEGMQITVAEAETLLQKDLAKFEKTVEEMVEQPLNDEQFATLVSFCYNVGIETFCNSTLLKKLNKGKYEAVPAELQKWTRAGGKCLQGLVNRRAAEAGLWVKGAYVSSNYQQVEIPQNSFWGKIEVLAPIIGSFSGLTGILTGQGPIQWALAVVMVLATIAAIGMSVYRMKEEYS from the coding sequence ATGCGAAAAATTTCAAAAGAGGGACTTCTACTCATTAAACAATGGGAAGGACTCCATTTGCACGCTTATCAAGATGCCGTTGGTGTATGGACAATCGGTTATGGACATACCACTCAAGTGGGCGAGCCTTCTGTGCAGGAAGGAATGCAGATTACTGTTGCTGAAGCGGAAACTCTCTTACAAAAAGATCTCGCAAAATTTGAAAAAACTGTCGAAGAGATGGTGGAGCAACCCTTAAATGATGAGCAGTTTGCTACTCTTGTGTCTTTTTGCTATAATGTCGGAATAGAAACTTTTTGTAATTCTACACTCTTAAAAAAACTTAATAAAGGGAAGTATGAAGCTGTGCCGGCTGAATTGCAAAAATGGACCAGAGCAGGAGGAAAATGCTTACAGGGACTCGTAAATCGCCGAGCTGCTGAAGCAGGTTTGTGGGTTAAGGGTGCTTATGTTTCTTCCAATTATCAACAAGTCGAAATACCTCAAAATTCTTTTTGGGGAAAGATAGAAGTTTTAGCGCCAATCATTGGTTCATTTTCAGGGTTAACAGGGATTTTAACGGGACAGGGACCTATACAATGGGCTTTAGCCGTGGTTATGGTTTTGGCTACAATCGCCGCTATTGGGATGTCTGTCTATCGGATGAAAGAAGAGTATTCATAA
- a CDS encoding DUF4167 domain-containing protein translates to MRPQQNRRARGRNNNNNGNSNNNRRGPNPLSRNYESSGPDVKIRGNAQQIADKYISLARDAQGAGDRVMSENYLQHAEHYLRIILAAVGQTPQSVRRDENRDENNAQECGEINAEDAKKDTVVHCDIDVSQTQPRKNGKDRQAEIQNEYACNEVLEASALSDEKTDQAQCVLEEKPEPVKKIRRPSRRRTVRVKEESSLELSLATSEKNDVRTEKDASLPVLGAEIQKKPRRRRVVTSSAEENV, encoded by the coding sequence ATGAGGCCACAACAAAATAGACGGGCACGCGGTCGCAATAATAACAACAATGGTAATAGCAATAATAATCGTCGCGGCCCTAATCCGTTGTCTCGGAATTATGAAAGTAGCGGTCCGGATGTTAAGATTCGCGGAAATGCTCAGCAAATTGCCGATAAATATATAAGTCTTGCGCGTGATGCACAGGGTGCTGGTGATCGTGTTATGTCAGAGAATTATCTGCAACATGCTGAACACTACTTGCGTATTATTCTCGCAGCGGTGGGGCAAACGCCACAATCTGTTCGCCGTGATGAAAATCGCGATGAAAACAACGCGCAAGAATGCGGTGAAATAAATGCAGAAGATGCAAAAAAAGACACTGTCGTCCACTGTGATATCGATGTGTCACAAACACAGCCGCGAAAAAATGGGAAGGATCGACAGGCAGAAATCCAAAATGAATATGCCTGTAATGAGGTCTTAGAGGCAAGTGCTTTGTCAGATGAAAAAACCGACCAAGCGCAATGCGTTTTGGAAGAAAAGCCTGAACCTGTCAAAAAAATACGGCGGCCTTCACGCCGGCGTACTGTCCGTGTTAAAGAGGAATCATCTCTTGAACTGTCACTAGCAACATCAGAAAAGAATGATGTACGGACAGAAAAAGATGCGTCTTTGCCTGTATTGGGTGCAGAAATACAGAAAAAACCACGTCGTCGTCGGGTAGTAACCTCTTCGGCAGAGGAAAATGTTTAA
- a CDS encoding response regulator — translation MSLSTRIAPHLPYLRRFARSVTGSQTSGDAYVSAMLEALIADISIFPRASSSDRIGTYWLFCHLFDQTTPNIPEPMPQFGLEQKTSAKLSYLTPRARQAFLLIAVEGFNEKEASEIMNLDAKEFRKLLNQASTDISQQIATQVMIIEDEPLIAMDIEQMVESLGHQVVGIARTRKEAVVMYHKEKPRLILADIQLADNSSGIDAVNDILQNDRIPVIFITAFPERLLTGERPEPTFLVTKPFNPDMVKALISQALFFKENASKAA, via the coding sequence ATGTCATTATCAACGCGCATTGCACCGCATCTCCCTTATCTTAGACGTTTTGCCCGCTCTGTCACAGGCAGCCAAACCTCTGGCGATGCTTATGTCTCAGCGATGTTGGAAGCGCTCATTGCTGATATTTCCATTTTTCCAAGAGCATCATCCAGTGACCGGATTGGTACTTATTGGCTTTTTTGCCATCTTTTTGACCAAACCACGCCTAATATTCCCGAACCAATGCCACAGTTTGGTCTCGAACAAAAAACCAGTGCGAAATTATCGTATCTCACACCACGAGCGCGCCAAGCTTTTTTATTGATTGCTGTTGAAGGATTTAATGAAAAAGAAGCCAGTGAAATTATGAATCTGGATGCGAAAGAGTTCCGTAAGCTCCTCAACCAAGCATCAACGGATATTTCTCAACAAATTGCCACACAGGTTATGATTATTGAAGATGAACCTCTTATTGCAATGGATATTGAGCAAATGGTTGAAAGTCTTGGCCATCAGGTGGTAGGCATAGCCCGAACCCGCAAAGAAGCGGTTGTTATGTATCATAAAGAAAAGCCACGGTTGATTTTGGCTGATATTCAACTAGCCGATAACAGTTCCGGCATTGATGCAGTCAATGACATTTTGCAAAATGATCGTATACCGGTGATTTTTATTACAGCATTTCCTGAAAGATTATTGACCGGAGAGCGTCCAGAACCAACTTTTTTAGTCACTAAACCCTTTAATCCTGATATGGTAAAAGCGCTTATTTCACAGGCTTTATTTTTTAAAGAGAATGCTTCCAAAGCTGCCTAG